Proteins encoded in a region of the Methanomassiliicoccus sp. genome:
- a CDS encoding methyltransferase MtaB domain-containing protein — MASKKFTKMEYGSADEMVFGDAKYPLSYGLGLKVGAGF, encoded by the coding sequence ATGGCATCTAAGAAGTTTACCAAGATGGAGTACGGCTCCGCAGATGAGATGGTTTTCGGAGACGCGAAGTACCCCCTGTCCTACGGCCTTGGCCTCAAGGTCGGCGCTGGGTTC